The following are from one region of the Hydrogenimonas sp. SS33 genome:
- the recJ gene encoding single-stranded-DNA-specific exonuclease RecJ — protein sequence MSDLPRLTKARIEAILSARFSDGFKSLKDLPDPFTLHDMERAAERIVRAVKGREKIAVVGDYDVDGVVSSALMEEFFEIIGYPAEVVIPNRFDDGYGVSPAILERIDADVVITVDNGITAVEAAQRCKARGIDLIITDHHTPPEVLPDAYAIVNPKKEACGFAYPEICGAQVAWFLIGALKRKLGIELPMGSFLDLLALAIVADVMPLVSINRPLVQKGLELLSRSRRPAFEAVRAHLGKERFGAEDIGFGIAPRINSAGRMEDASVALRFLRSGTLSEASGRWLELEALNRRRREVESETTDAAIAQARAEDPVIVVAGEGWHEGVVGIVASRLVDRFGKPAIVLAVEGDRAKGSGRSIGEVDLFALLQQSGSHLEGFGGHKMAAGLALKTDNLEPFRQAVCRAASRLDPAQFRPKANVLGELPMGEIDWELMEILERFEPYGEANLRPRFLLRDVEVADARCVGAEGNHLKLLLADSQGRTLDAIWFGCDETLGRGERIDVRGTLQVNRFNGRTSIQMQVAGISRR from the coding sequence ATGAGTGACCTGCCCAGGCTGACCAAAGCCCGGATCGAAGCGATCCTCTCGGCCCGCTTCAGTGACGGCTTCAAGAGCCTGAAAGACCTGCCCGACCCCTTTACCCTCCATGACATGGAGCGGGCGGCAGAGAGGATCGTCCGTGCCGTGAAAGGGAGGGAGAAGATTGCCGTCGTCGGAGATTACGACGTCGACGGCGTGGTCTCCTCGGCGCTGATGGAGGAGTTCTTCGAAATCATCGGCTATCCGGCGGAGGTGGTCATTCCCAACCGGTTCGACGACGGCTACGGGGTCTCCCCGGCGATTCTGGAGCGGATCGATGCGGACGTGGTCATTACCGTGGACAACGGCATCACCGCCGTGGAGGCGGCACAACGCTGCAAAGCCCGGGGGATCGACCTGATCATCACCGACCACCATACCCCTCCCGAAGTCCTGCCCGACGCCTACGCCATCGTCAACCCCAAAAAGGAGGCGTGCGGGTTTGCCTATCCGGAGATCTGCGGCGCCCAGGTGGCGTGGTTTCTCATCGGTGCGCTGAAGAGGAAGCTGGGCATCGAATTGCCGATGGGAAGCTTTCTGGACCTGCTCGCCCTGGCCATCGTCGCCGACGTGATGCCTCTGGTCTCCATCAACCGGCCGCTGGTGCAAAAAGGGCTGGAGCTGTTGAGCCGCTCCCGGCGTCCCGCTTTCGAAGCGGTCCGGGCCCATCTGGGAAAGGAGCGTTTCGGCGCCGAAGATATCGGCTTCGGCATCGCCCCACGCATCAACAGCGCCGGCCGGATGGAGGATGCTTCCGTCGCCCTGCGCTTTCTACGCTCCGGGACCCTCTCCGAGGCGAGCGGCCGGTGGCTGGAGCTCGAAGCCCTCAACCGCCGCCGCAGGGAGGTGGAGAGCGAAACCACGGACGCGGCCATCGCCCAGGCCCGCGCTGAGGACCCGGTCATCGTCGTAGCCGGCGAAGGGTGGCACGAAGGGGTCGTGGGCATCGTGGCGTCGAGGCTGGTGGACCGCTTCGGCAAGCCCGCCATCGTGCTGGCCGTGGAGGGAGACCGGGCCAAGGGGAGCGGCCGCAGCATCGGGGAAGTGGACCTTTTCGCGCTCCTGCAGCAAAGCGGCAGCCATCTGGAGGGGTTCGGCGGCCACAAGATGGCAGCGGGCCTGGCGCTGAAAACCGACAACCTGGAACCCTTCCGCCAGGCTGTATGCCGTGCCGCCTCCCGGCTCGACCCCGCCCAGTTCCGTCCCAAAGCCAATGTGCTCGGCGAACTTCCGATGGGGGAGATCGACTGGGAACTGATGGAGATACTGGAGCGTTTCGAACCCTACGGAGAGGCAAACCTGCGCCCCCGCTTTCTTTTGCGTGACGTGGAGGTTGCGGACGCCAGATGTGTCGGGGCGGAGGGGAACCACCTCAAACTGCTGCTGGCCGACAGTCAGGGGCGGACGCTGGATGCCATCTGGTTCGGATGCGACGAGACCCTCGGGCGGGGCGAGCGGATCGATGTCCGCGGCACATTGCAGGTCAACCGCTTCAACGGACGCACCTCCATCCAGATGCAGGTGGCCGGTATCTCGCGACGATAG
- a CDS encoding FAD/NAD(P)-binding oxidoreductase gives MDKKMLEHSREVIEEVMKKEGLSRRDALKLMGLGAGATMMGTAPAMAATDAQAAGSDKKAKIVIVGGGAGGIMAAARLRRSAPNAEITLIAPNDIHLYQPGQVFMAAGLYKADDIKRPNKDFIPDGVKWVKDEVVTFDPDNNRVETAANGKIDYDFLVVGTGLQYDYERIEGMSRDLVGQKGISSVYLNDPKAGTAKGGSATWEWFKQLRAAAEKASPENPINAIYTQPDTPIKCGGAPQKILYLSDDFLRGNGPVGGADVHKNVKSYFCKKGSKLFGLPGYNHTLVDEVTPMYGNITDKWNHVLRKIDPDKKIATFEHTYQVKGEWDPDLEEYDMITKTEMVEMPYDFIHVVPPMKAVDAVANSPLGWQKGTAKGWLACDRYTLQHMKYKNVFGIGDILGIPKGKTGGSARHHGPVVQDNLIAVMEGKEPTAKFDGYTVCPLKTQYGKIMLAEFNYDGPAPSFPLDPTKPRWIWWAFDLYMLKPMYWHLMLRGLM, from the coding sequence ATGGATAAGAAGATGTTGGAACATAGCCGGGAAGTGATCGAAGAGGTCATGAAGAAAGAGGGGTTGAGCCGACGGGACGCTCTGAAACTGATGGGACTGGGTGCCGGTGCGACGATGATGGGCACCGCTCCCGCCATGGCGGCCACCGACGCCCAGGCGGCGGGAAGCGACAAAAAGGCGAAGATCGTCATCGTCGGCGGCGGCGCCGGCGGTATCATGGCGGCGGCACGCCTGCGCCGCTCCGCCCCCAACGCCGAAATTACCCTGATCGCCCCCAACGACATCCATCTCTATCAGCCGGGACAGGTTTTCATGGCGGCAGGCCTCTACAAAGCGGATGACATCAAGCGCCCCAACAAAGATTTCATCCCCGACGGGGTCAAGTGGGTCAAAGATGAAGTGGTCACCTTCGATCCCGACAACAACCGGGTCGAAACGGCGGCCAACGGCAAGATCGATTATGACTTCCTTGTCGTCGGTACAGGCCTGCAGTACGATTATGAACGCATCGAAGGAATGAGTAGGGACCTCGTGGGCCAGAAGGGGATCTCCAGCGTCTATCTGAACGACCCGAAAGCGGGAACGGCCAAGGGCGGCAGTGCGACCTGGGAGTGGTTCAAGCAGCTTCGCGCGGCGGCGGAGAAGGCGAGCCCCGAAAACCCGATCAACGCCATCTATACCCAGCCCGACACGCCCATCAAGTGCGGCGGCGCCCCCCAGAAGATCCTCTACCTCAGTGACGACTTCCTTCGCGGCAACGGACCCGTCGGCGGCGCGGACGTCCACAAAAACGTGAAATCCTACTTCTGCAAAAAGGGGAGCAAGCTTTTCGGCCTGCCCGGCTACAACCATACCCTGGTGGACGAAGTGACCCCGATGTACGGCAATATCACCGACAAGTGGAACCATGTGCTTCGCAAAATCGACCCGGACAAGAAGATCGCCACGTTCGAGCATACCTACCAGGTCAAAGGAGAGTGGGACCCCGACCTGGAAGAGTACGACATGATCACAAAAACCGAAATGGTCGAAATGCCCTACGACTTCATCCATGTCGTTCCGCCGATGAAAGCGGTCGACGCCGTGGCCAACTCGCCCCTGGGATGGCAGAAGGGAACCGCCAAAGGGTGGCTTGCGTGCGACCGCTACACCCTGCAGCACATGAAGTACAAGAATGTCTTCGGTATCGGTGACATTCTGGGCATCCCCAAAGGCAAAACCGGCGGTTCCGCCCGCCACCACGGCCCCGTGGTCCAGGACAACCTGATCGCCGTCATGGAGGGCAAAGAGCCCACCGCCAAATTCGACGGCTATACCGTCTGCCCCCTCAAAACGCAGTACGGCAAGATTATGCTGGCAGAATTCAACTACGACGGCCCGGCACCTTCGTTCCCCCTCGATCCGACGAAACCCCGCTGGATCTGGTGGGCCTTCGACCTCTATATGCTCAAGCCGATGTACTGGCACCTGATGCTCCGCGGCCTGATGTAA
- the hemJ gene encoding protoporphyrinogen oxidase HemJ, translating to MAYYNWILAFHVMSFISWMAMLFYQPRLYVYHQEHADNQGFVEVVKIQENKLYGFIGVPAMWATILSGGAMIALNPGLLQSGLWLHIKLTAALLLVAYHFSLGWFKKRLHEEKCTKSGKFFRAYNEVPTILMIVIVIMVVVKPI from the coding sequence ATGGCCTACTATAACTGGATTCTGGCGTTTCACGTCATGAGCTTCATCAGCTGGATGGCGATGCTCTTTTACCAGCCCCGTCTCTATGTCTACCATCAGGAGCATGCCGACAATCAGGGGTTCGTCGAAGTGGTGAAGATTCAGGAAAACAAACTCTACGGATTCATCGGCGTTCCCGCCATGTGGGCGACGATTCTCAGCGGCGGAGCGATGATCGCCCTGAACCCGGGGCTGCTTCAAAGCGGCCTGTGGCTTCACATCAAACTGACGGCGGCCCTGCTGCTCGTGGCCTACCACTTCTCCCTGGGCTGGTTCAAAAAGCGCCTGCATGAAGAAAAATGCACCAAAAGCGGCAAATTTTTCCGTGCCTACAACGAAGTGCCGACGATTTTGATGATCGTCATCGTCATCATGGTTGTGGTCAAACCGATATGA